A genomic window from Helicobacter suis HS1 includes:
- a CDS encoding murein hydrolase activator EnvC family protein yields the protein MALIDSVLASVVVALGSCNHLNSLGNAINQKYQQSKELSRQIQGIQRNIDKNQVQNLAQEKSLEEHRIFLENLKKSRHKIQDAMTNILLKDILFAMVLDKQHLASTEDIILQTVFTYLNRNSRTQLANLNLQEEQISARIAQITNNINQISAAINAQRDRKQNLQSMVSAQKKLIENMRAELVVYNKKLETLDKERKGLDQLLASLNIIKEKELEKQRKSKLKTPTPSIDGIEAPLEVRQVASSYRDIVTISYTGPKTIAPLASYRIVQKFGPYFDPVYKLKVFNESVTLVSTKPNAVVRNIFDGRVVYAKEVPILKKVIIIEHKDGMHTIYSQLDKIAPTIKHGLRIQKGYVIGRIDQRLSFEVTLRDKHINPLEIIARTQ from the coding sequence TTGGCTTTAATAGATTCAGTTTTAGCTAGTGTGGTTGTTGCATTAGGGAGTTGCAACCATTTAAATAGTTTGGGGAATGCGATTAATCAAAAATACCAACAAAGTAAGGAGCTATCCAGACAAATTCAGGGTATCCAAAGAAATATTGATAAAAACCAAGTCCAAAATCTCGCCCAAGAGAAATCTTTAGAGGAACACCGCATTTTTTTAGAAAATTTGAAAAAGAGTCGCCATAAAATCCAAGATGCGATGACTAATATCTTATTAAAAGATATTTTATTTGCTATGGTTTTGGATAAGCAGCATTTGGCTAGCACTGAGGATATTATTTTACAAACCGTCTTTACTTATCTCAACAGAAATTCACGAACGCAACTAGCTAATCTCAATTTACAAGAGGAACAAATTAGCGCTAGAATTGCCCAAATCACAAACAACATTAACCAAATCAGTGCGGCTATCAATGCGCAAAGAGATCGCAAACAGAATTTACAAAGCATGGTGTCTGCGCAAAAAAAATTAATTGAAAATATGCGCGCTGAATTGGTGGTTTATAATAAAAAGTTAGAAACTTTGGATAAAGAACGCAAGGGATTAGATCAGCTATTAGCCTCGCTTAATATCATTAAAGAAAAAGAATTAGAAAAACAGCGTAAGAGCAAACTAAAAACCCCCACGCCCTCCATTGACGGTATAGAAGCGCCTTTAGAAGTACGGCAAGTGGCTAGTTCTTATCGCGATATTGTTACTATCTCTTATACGGGGCCTAAAACCATCGCACCTCTAGCTAGTTATAGGATTGTGCAAAAATTTGGGCCCTATTTTGATCCAGTCTATAAGCTTAAAGTTTTTAATGAGTCTGTTACGCTTGTCTCTACTAAACCTAATGCCGTTGTACGCAATATCTTTGATGGACGGGTGGTTTATGCTAAAGAAGTGCCGATTCTTAAAAAAGTCATCATCATTGAGCATAAAGACGGCATGCACACGATCTATTCTCAATTAGATAAAATTGCCCCTACGATCAAACATGGTCTTAGGATACAAAAGGGTTATGTAATCGGCCGTATTGATCAACGGTTGAGTTTTGAAGTAACGCTTAGAGATAAGCATATCAATCCCTTAGAGATCATCGCGCGGACACAATAG
- a CDS encoding FlaG family protein: MSSEIGNVSAVLTTHLDTHHSDQVVHADQASLSKQVKPEIKQEVSPPKEQDLQKLSKELNEEMRQIRSDLTFSYNEEIRSLVVTIKDSNGDKIIRQIPSQEVIKLAEKMHDIVGIIFDKKG, from the coding sequence GTGTCCAGTGAAATTGGGAATGTCTCTGCTGTCTTAACAACCCACCTAGATACACACCACTCCGATCAGGTTGTCCATGCTGATCAAGCCTCTTTGTCTAAACAAGTTAAGCCAGAGATCAAGCAAGAAGTCTCGCCTCCAAAGGAACAGGATTTGCAAAAGCTAAGTAAAGAGCTCAACGAGGAAATGAGACAGATTCGATCTGATTTGACCTTTAGCTACAATGAGGAGATTCGCAGTTTAGTGGTTACTATCAAGGATTCAAATGGAGATAAGATCATCCGTCAAATTCCTTCGCAAGAGGTGATTAAGTTGGCAGAGAAAATGCACGATATTGTAGGGATTATCTTTGATAAAAAAGGTTAA
- the fliD gene encoding flagellar filament capping protein FliD, whose amino-acid sequence MAIGKLSSLGIGSKVLNYDVIDKLKSADEKTMVAPIDRKMEVNLEKQKALVEIKTLLANLKAPVSALTDYSTYTSRSSSVSSGALKASVSPGIPVQDIKVEVEDLAQGDINEVGTHFRDRDDAFSQANTKLHFYTNNKNYTVNIKAGMSVGDVAQAITDATGGEVMGIVMKTGGDKPYQLMINTKNPGANNRLYFGSSVISTLASDAPINLAIGGTTADGKSTEDDFFIKVKDDKGEVVKIPISLNLDKASVQDKNKALQTAIKKALEDNAQTKDLVDSGQINIGLINDGKSLVLNDQRGLEVEVGGAKAAELGFVKTKSDQEDLLKGTAGIASGQIKGTINFNGQAINLGAITATGNSSDANAQAIVKAINGIQGLHASLGTDGKLILNSESGELRITGVGADGKAAVNSLGLSEGLSQSYAKLHDLFAFKKLQSASDARFTYNGATITRPTNEVNDVINGVSLSLLAKTEPGKPAIISITRDSKAIVDHVKEFVKAYNALIPKLDETTRYDPDTKIAGVFNGVGDIRTIRSSINNAIAFTITTAKGVDSLMKYGITLDEHGKMSLDESRLTNALNADPQAAQDFFYGGDIKSMGGKEIHQDGIFIKLDKVLQGLVDGGNARLKLYEDSLDQDAKNLRRDKENAMEMLKTRYDMMAERFAAYDERISKANKSFDAVQMMIDQAAAKKN is encoded by the coding sequence ATGGCGATTGGAAAGTTAAGTTCTTTAGGGATTGGGAGCAAGGTTTTAAACTACGATGTGATTGATAAACTTAAAAGCGCTGATGAAAAAACTATGGTGGCTCCCATTGATCGAAAAATGGAAGTCAATCTTGAAAAACAAAAGGCTTTAGTTGAGATTAAAACTTTGCTTGCCAATCTTAAAGCGCCCGTTAGTGCTTTAACGGATTATTCAACTTATACGAGCCGCAGTAGCAGTGTGAGCAGTGGAGCGCTTAAAGCCAGTGTAAGCCCGGGTATCCCTGTGCAAGATATTAAAGTAGAAGTTGAGGATTTGGCTCAAGGCGATATTAATGAAGTCGGTACACATTTTAGAGATCGCGATGATGCCTTTAGCCAAGCTAACACCAAATTACACTTTTATACCAATAATAAAAACTACACAGTCAATATTAAGGCTGGTATGAGTGTAGGCGATGTCGCCCAAGCCATTACAGATGCTACGGGGGGCGAGGTGATGGGGATTGTGATGAAAACCGGGGGGGATAAACCCTATCAGTTAATGATTAATACTAAAAACCCCGGGGCTAATAACCGCTTGTATTTTGGCTCTAGTGTTATTTCTACTCTTGCTAGTGATGCGCCTATTAATTTAGCCATAGGGGGCACTACTGCAGATGGGAAAAGTACAGAAGATGATTTTTTTATTAAAGTTAAAGATGATAAGGGCGAAGTGGTTAAAATCCCTATTAGTCTTAATCTTGATAAGGCTTCTGTGCAAGATAAAAATAAAGCCCTGCAAACAGCTATTAAAAAAGCCCTAGAGGATAATGCACAAACCAAAGACCTAGTAGATAGCGGACAGATCAATATCGGTTTGATTAATGATGGCAAATCTTTAGTACTTAACGATCAAAGAGGGTTAGAAGTTGAAGTTGGGGGAGCTAAAGCAGCTGAACTAGGTTTTGTTAAAACTAAATCAGATCAAGAAGATTTACTCAAAGGCACAGCAGGGATTGCATCCGGTCAAATCAAGGGCACTATTAATTTTAATGGGCAAGCCATTAATTTAGGGGCTATCACCGCAACGGGCAATTCTAGCGATGCTAACGCTCAAGCCATCGTTAAAGCCATTAATGGCATTCAAGGGTTGCACGCTTCTTTAGGCACGGACGGGAAATTAATCCTTAATAGTGAAAGCGGCGAGTTGCGTATAACCGGTGTGGGGGCCGATGGTAAAGCGGCTGTAAATAGTTTAGGTTTGTCTGAGGGCTTAAGCCAATCCTATGCTAAATTACACGATCTCTTTGCCTTTAAAAAACTACAAAGTGCCTCTGATGCTAGATTTACTTACAATGGTGCGACAATCACCCGCCCTACAAATGAGGTAAACGATGTGATTAACGGTGTATCTTTGAGTTTATTAGCCAAAACTGAGCCGGGTAAACCAGCCATTATTAGCATTACCCGCGACAGTAAGGCCATTGTTGATCATGTTAAAGAATTTGTCAAAGCCTATAATGCATTAATCCCTAAACTAGATGAAACAACCCGTTACGATCCAGATACTAAAATTGCCGGCGTGTTTAATGGCGTGGGGGATATCCGCACAATTCGCTCTTCAATTAATAATGCCATTGCTTTTACAATCACAACGGCTAAAGGTGTGGATAGTCTCATGAAGTATGGGATTACACTTGATGAGCATGGAAAGATGAGCTTAGATGAGAGCAGACTCACAAACGCGCTTAATGCCGATCCACAAGCCGCTCAAGATTTCTTCTATGGTGGCGATATTAAAAGTATGGGGGGTAAGGAGATTCACCAAGACGGGATTTTTATCAAGTTAGATAAAGTTTTGCAAGGTTTGGTCGATGGTGGTAACGCGAGGTTGAAGTTATACGAGGATTCTTTAGATCAAGACGCTAAAAATTTGAGAAGAGATAAGGAGAATGCAATGGAGATGCTTAAAACCCGTTATGACATGATGGCAGAACGCTTTGCAGCTTATGATGAGCGTATTTCTAAGGCGAATAAATCCTTTGATGCGGTGCAGATGATGATCGATCAAGCAGCCGCCAAAAAGAATTAA
- the fliS gene encoding flagellar export chaperone FliS, translated as MFKANAYSMYQQNAVTVESPAKLIEMLYEGILKFAAQAKRYMEAEDIERKITYINKVTDIFTELLNILDYERGGEVAVYLTGLYTHQIKVLTQANVENDCSKIDLVMRVAKGLLEAWREIHQHELGR; from the coding sequence ATGTTTAAAGCAAATGCATACAGCATGTACCAGCAAAATGCCGTAACGGTAGAGTCTCCGGCTAAACTCATTGAGATGCTCTATGAAGGTATCTTAAAATTTGCCGCCCAAGCCAAGCGTTACATGGAAGCGGAGGATATTGAGAGAAAAATTACTTACATTAATAAAGTAACGGATATCTTTACAGAACTTCTAAATATCCTAGATTATGAAAGAGGTGGAGAAGTTGCGGTGTATCTAACAGGGCTATACACCCACCAAATTAAAGTACTAACCCAAGCTAATGTAGAAAATGACTGTAGCAAGATCGATCTAGTGATGCGCGTAGCCAAAGGGCTATTAGAAGCTTGGAGAGAGATTCACCAACATGAATTGGGCCGATGA
- a CDS encoding asparaginase produces MVLATGGTIAGAGESSTGGTYKSAQVEISDLMQSLKIPEGICVESQQVSNVGSQDISASIWFELLERIHTLAAREDIKGFVITHGTDSMEESAYFLNLTVQTYKPVVLVGAMRNSLSMGADGPLNIYNALAIAAHPESAGKGVLVAMDDTIHAAREVTKSNTSSLHTFISPNCGPIGSVYYAKVHFYMQPLRKHTLQSQLALTSLQPLPPVALVYTHVDCGVSSLKAAINQGVMGVVVAGMGNGNPSSAMLEAMAEAVKQGIVVVRASRTGSGVVELGEVDDLAYGFVTPDNLNAQKARVLLQLALLKTHQTTQIQEFFNTH; encoded by the coding sequence ATGGTGTTAGCTACAGGTGGGACGATTGCAGGAGCTGGAGAGAGTTCTACAGGCGGGACTTATAAAAGCGCTCAAGTAGAGATTTCTGATCTCATGCAATCTTTAAAAATTCCAGAGGGGATATGTGTTGAAAGCCAGCAGGTGAGCAATGTCGGCTCACAAGATATTAGCGCCTCTATTTGGTTTGAATTATTAGAACGAATCCACACCCTAGCAGCTAGAGAAGATATAAAAGGTTTTGTAATCACGCATGGCACAGATTCTATGGAGGAGAGTGCTTATTTTTTGAATCTGACTGTGCAAACTTATAAACCTGTGGTGCTTGTAGGGGCAATGCGTAATAGCTTAAGCATGGGTGCAGATGGGCCTTTAAATATTTATAACGCCTTAGCCATAGCCGCCCATCCTGAGAGTGCGGGCAAGGGGGTTTTAGTAGCTATGGATGATACTATCCATGCAGCACGCGAAGTAACCAAATCTAACACTAGCAGTTTACATACCTTTATTTCGCCAAATTGTGGGCCTATAGGGAGTGTTTATTATGCAAAAGTACACTTCTACATGCAACCCTTAAGGAAACACACTTTACAAAGCCAATTAGCCCTAACTAGTTTACAACCCCTCCCCCCAGTTGCTCTAGTTTATACCCATGTAGATTGTGGTGTTTCTTCATTAAAAGCAGCTATAAATCAAGGGGTTATGGGGGTTGTGGTGGCTGGTATGGGTAATGGCAATCCTAGTAGCGCGATGCTTGAGGCTATGGCAGAGGCGGTAAAACAAGGAATTGTTGTGGTGCGCGCAAGCCGTACAGGAAGTGGAGTAGTGGAGTTAGGAGAAGTTGATGATTTAGCTTATGGTTTTGTTACCCCTGATAATCTTAATGCCCAAAAAGCCCGCGTACTATTACAATTAGCCTTATTAAAAACCCACCAAACTACACAAATCCAAGAATTTTTCAACACGCA